The following coding sequences lie in one Amycolatopsis cihanbeyliensis genomic window:
- a CDS encoding maleylpyruvate isomerase N-terminal domain-containing protein, with translation MDHFARSWTALRTAVAELQDEDLAQPSGCTGWLVRDLVCHLIIDAQDVLITLVTPAEAEPTRDALTYWEVATTPPTGDDPLGALIVRLAAAYEEPWLLKFHLDDVGSAAGRAAELADPGLRVGTKDEVLTAGNYLSAYVLEWTLHHLDLIAHLPGAAAPPAESLARSREMLEKIAGTSFPTSLSDQDALLIGTGRRAPTDAERAELGEVAIRLPFVLR, from the coding sequence GTGGATCACTTCGCACGCTCGTGGACGGCGTTGCGCACGGCGGTCGCCGAACTCCAGGACGAGGACTTGGCACAGCCGTCCGGCTGTACCGGCTGGCTCGTGCGAGACCTGGTGTGCCACCTGATCATCGACGCTCAGGACGTCCTGATCACCCTCGTGACCCCCGCCGAGGCGGAACCGACCCGGGATGCGCTGACCTACTGGGAAGTCGCCACAACGCCGCCGACCGGTGACGACCCGCTCGGCGCGCTGATCGTCCGGCTGGCCGCCGCCTACGAGGAGCCGTGGCTGCTGAAGTTCCACCTCGACGACGTCGGCTCCGCCGCCGGGCGCGCCGCCGAACTCGCCGACCCCGGACTGCGGGTCGGCACCAAGGACGAGGTGCTCACCGCCGGCAACTACCTCTCCGCGTACGTCCTGGAATGGACCCTGCACCACCTCGACCTGATCGCGCACCTGCCGGGCGCGGCGGCACCGCCCGCCGAGAGCCTCGCCAGGTCCCGCGAGATGCTGGAGAAGATCGCCGGGACGTCGTTCCCCACATCGCTGTCCGACCAGGACGCGCTGCTGATCGGCACCGGGCGACGTGCCCCGACCGACGCGGAGAGGGCGGAACTGGGCGAAGTGGCCATAAGACTCCCGTTCGTCCTCCGCTGA
- a CDS encoding AfsR/SARP family transcriptional regulator, which produces MQIKVLGPLAATMNGCPALPTAAKPRRIFALLALRPGQVVPVGTLIEELWGECPPRSARATLHTYIMQLRRKLGARASEVLVTQFNGYLLNIAPEQVDVHEYERLATTARRAAEAGDHRSAARLLKAALELWRGPALVDIPTGEVLEVEVTRLEESRLNVVENRIETEMHLGRHHTLLSELAMLTARHPMNENLCALYMISLFRCGRQWQALDAFTSLRTTLTGELGVEPSTRLRDLQRAILTADAELDRAENRELQQMLG; this is translated from the coding sequence ATGCAGATCAAGGTCCTCGGGCCGCTGGCAGCCACGATGAACGGCTGCCCGGCGCTGCCGACCGCGGCGAAGCCGCGGCGGATCTTCGCCTTGCTCGCCCTCCGCCCTGGTCAGGTGGTGCCGGTAGGGACGCTGATCGAGGAGCTGTGGGGCGAATGCCCGCCCCGTAGCGCGCGAGCCACGCTGCACACCTACATCATGCAGCTACGCCGCAAGCTCGGCGCACGCGCGAGCGAGGTGCTGGTCACCCAGTTCAACGGCTACCTGCTGAACATCGCGCCCGAACAGGTGGACGTGCACGAGTACGAACGGCTCGCCACGACGGCCCGGAGGGCCGCCGAGGCCGGCGACCACCGATCGGCGGCCCGGCTGCTGAAGGCCGCACTCGAACTGTGGCGCGGCCCCGCCCTGGTCGACATCCCCACCGGTGAGGTGCTGGAGGTCGAGGTCACCAGGCTGGAGGAGAGCAGGCTCAACGTGGTGGAGAACCGCATCGAGACCGAGATGCACCTCGGTAGGCACCACACCCTGCTCAGCGAGCTCGCCATGCTGACCGCCCGCCATCCGATGAACGAGAACCTCTGCGCGCTGTACATGATCTCGTTGTTCCGGTGTGGCAGGCAGTGGCAGGCGCTGGACGCCTTCACCTCGCTGCGGACCACGCTGACCGGCGAACTGGGGGTGGAGCCGTCCACCCGGCTGCGCGATCTGCAGCGGGCGATCCTCACCGCGGACGCCGAACTGGATCGCGCGGAGAACCGGGAGCTGCAACAGATGCTCGGGTAG
- a CDS encoding ketoacyl-ACP synthase III family protein encodes MRFEDVWIAGTGGTHGELVPIEDAVAEGSYERIAADSTGMITVSQSRDAAPEMAVTAGRQALKESAELGVEVGPDAQVLHGCAGFQGIDMWSAAAWIGGELLGTRLDCLPTTVQAWSNGSLASLAIAANTLTARPEVPATLITVADRFAPPTDRYYASPGMVFGDGGAAAVVTRGGGRLRLLSCVAETDTVLGGLSMGDEKFRPAPPGEPPDARRRTREFLARGEVSLRDVQQRSAERTRSVVSRALAEAGLSTERVDWFVPPFVGRMLYREAFVRPSGVTVHNTLLDLGLTIGHLGAGDGLFALNHLISAGLLEPGAHVLLIGTGMGFTFSAAVLAASRG; translated from the coding sequence ATGAGGTTCGAGGACGTCTGGATCGCCGGAACCGGCGGCACGCACGGCGAGCTGGTGCCGATCGAGGACGCCGTCGCCGAGGGTTCGTACGAGCGCATCGCGGCGGACAGCACCGGGATGATCACCGTCTCCCAGTCACGCGACGCCGCACCGGAGATGGCGGTGACCGCGGGCAGGCAGGCGCTCAAGGAGTCGGCCGAGCTCGGCGTCGAGGTCGGGCCGGACGCGCAGGTCCTGCACGGCTGCGCCGGTTTCCAGGGGATCGACATGTGGTCCGCGGCGGCCTGGATCGGCGGCGAGTTGCTGGGTACCCGGCTCGACTGCCTGCCGACCACCGTCCAGGCGTGGTCGAACGGCTCGCTGGCCTCGCTGGCGATAGCCGCGAACACGCTGACCGCCCGGCCCGAGGTGCCGGCCACGTTGATCACCGTCGCCGACCGCTTCGCGCCGCCGACGGACCGGTACTACGCCTCGCCCGGCATGGTCTTCGGCGACGGGGGCGCGGCCGCCGTGGTCACCAGGGGCGGCGGCAGGCTGCGCCTGCTGTCCTGTGTCGCCGAGACCGACACCGTCCTGGGTGGACTGTCCATGGGAGACGAGAAGTTCCGCCCGGCGCCACCGGGCGAGCCACCGGACGCCCGGCGCCGCACCAGGGAGTTCCTGGCGCGCGGCGAGGTGTCCCTGCGGGATGTGCAGCAGCGCAGCGCGGAGCGCACGCGCAGCGTGGTCTCCCGCGCGCTGGCCGAGGCCGGGCTGAGCACGGAGCGGGTCGACTGGTTCGTGCCCCCGTTCGTCGGGCGGATGCTGTACCGGGAGGCCTTCGTCCGCCCGTCCGGTGTCACCGTGCACAACACCCTGCTCGACCTCGGGCTCACGATCGGCCACCTCGGCGCGGGCGATGGGCTCTTCGCGCTGAACCACCTGATCTCCGCGGGCCTGCTCGAGCCGGGGGCCCATGTGCTCCTGATCGGTACCGGGATGGGCTTCACCTTTTCCGCGGCGGTGCTCGCGGCGTCGCGCGGCTGA
- a CDS encoding TOMM precursor leader peptide-binding protein, giving the protein MQTHERIGFKRHLRPEIVPGEAVYLFAEGGVTALQGPRVELLASLLDGSRDVPALFRDLPDDLPPEQAGRLLARLGAAGLIGTRAGEEPGDPAALAYWEAAGLDAVEAVRDTRGARVRVRSVGDTAPERVVSALRRAELDVTVDAAGAAADLSVVVCPDYLAPELEAVDAEQRRAGRPWLLVKPTGAQVWVGPIFTPGNGACWRCLATRLAANRPAEAHVQASRGRSGPVARPDLGLHPVASSAGEVAALEAAKWLAGYRHRGQREIWAFDTFELKVSHHRVQALPHCPTCGDPGLTRRRALRPVTLESRVKRSVDGGGHRAASPQEVLDRYRHLVSPVTGVIRDIQRDTRGHELFNSYRSGTNVAAAAPGIDGLRSTVRCDNGGKGVTPLHAEVSALCEALERYSGTHHGDEATVRASFRALGAEAVHPDAFQLYHPHQFANRATWNAEHASFQHVPEPFDEGAELDWTPVWSMTRRCHRLLPTGSLYYGAPAPASITADSNGCAAGSSREDAVLQGLLEVIERDAVALWWYNRTPMPGFDLAALGDPLVDELREAYRELGRELWVLDLTADLAVPVAVAITRRIDGPREDIMFGFGAHLDPRLAVRRALTELNQAMPSVLGLRERDWSGLDVDLRRWLRTATVANQPYLLPSSVRPLPGYLPTKDLRADVRLLQERLEDAGLELLVLDQTRPDVGLAVVKVIVPGMRHFWSRLAPGRLYDVPVHLGRIERPAALDELNPVPMFM; this is encoded by the coding sequence ATGCAGACACACGAGCGCATCGGGTTCAAACGCCACCTGCGCCCCGAGATCGTTCCCGGGGAGGCGGTCTACCTGTTCGCGGAGGGTGGGGTGACCGCACTACAGGGGCCGCGGGTGGAACTGCTGGCCTCGCTCCTCGACGGGAGCAGGGACGTGCCCGCCCTGTTCCGGGACCTGCCGGACGACCTGCCCCCGGAGCAGGCGGGTCGGTTGCTGGCCCGGCTCGGCGCCGCCGGCCTGATCGGCACACGGGCCGGGGAGGAACCCGGTGACCCGGCCGCGCTCGCCTACTGGGAGGCCGCCGGGCTGGACGCGGTGGAGGCCGTCCGGGACACCCGCGGCGCCCGGGTCCGGGTGCGCTCGGTCGGCGATACCGCACCGGAGCGGGTCGTCTCGGCGCTGCGTCGCGCCGAACTCGACGTGACGGTCGATGCCGCCGGGGCGGCCGCGGACCTCTCCGTGGTGGTGTGCCCCGACTACCTCGCCCCCGAGCTGGAGGCGGTGGACGCCGAACAGCGGCGCGCGGGCAGGCCGTGGCTGCTCGTCAAACCCACCGGTGCCCAGGTCTGGGTCGGACCGATCTTCACGCCGGGCAACGGCGCCTGCTGGCGTTGCCTCGCGACCCGGCTGGCGGCCAACCGGCCCGCCGAGGCACATGTGCAGGCCAGCAGGGGACGGTCCGGTCCGGTGGCCCGGCCGGACCTCGGCCTGCACCCGGTCGCCTCCAGCGCGGGCGAGGTGGCCGCGCTGGAGGCGGCCAAGTGGCTTGCCGGGTACCGGCACCGCGGCCAGCGGGAGATCTGGGCGTTCGACACCTTCGAGCTCAAGGTGAGCCACCACAGGGTGCAGGCCCTGCCGCACTGCCCGACCTGCGGAGACCCGGGCCTCACCCGCAGGCGGGCGCTGCGCCCGGTGACGCTGGAGTCGCGGGTGAAGCGGTCGGTCGACGGCGGCGGGCACCGGGCCGCGTCGCCACAGGAGGTACTCGACCGCTATCGCCACCTGGTCAGCCCGGTCACCGGCGTCATCAGGGACATCCAGCGCGACACGCGGGGGCACGAGCTGTTCAACTCCTACCGCTCCGGCACGAACGTCGCGGCGGCCGCCCCCGGTATCGACGGCCTGCGGTCCACCGTGCGCTGCGACAACGGCGGTAAGGGTGTGACGCCGTTGCATGCCGAGGTCAGCGCACTGTGCGAAGCCCTGGAGCGCTACAGCGGCACCCACCACGGCGACGAGGCCACGGTGCGGGCCAGCTTCCGCGCCCTCGGTGCCGAGGCCGTGCACCCGGACGCCTTCCAGCTCTACCACCCGCACCAGTTCGCGAACCGCGCCACGTGGAACGCCGAGCACGCCTCGTTCCAGCATGTCCCGGAACCCTTCGACGAGGGTGCCGAACTGGACTGGACCCCGGTGTGGTCGATGACCCGGCGGTGCCACCGGCTGCTGCCCACCGGTTCCCTGTACTACGGTGCGCCCGCCCCGGCGTCGATCACGGCGGACTCGAACGGGTGCGCGGCGGGGTCGAGCCGCGAGGACGCGGTGCTGCAGGGTTTGCTCGAGGTGATCGAACGGGACGCGGTGGCGCTGTGGTGGTACAACCGCACGCCGATGCCCGGCTTCGACCTGGCGGCCCTCGGCGACCCGCTCGTCGACGAGCTCCGCGAGGCCTACCGGGAACTGGGCCGCGAGCTGTGGGTGCTCGACCTGACCGCGGACCTCGCGGTGCCGGTGGCGGTGGCGATCACTCGGCGGATCGACGGACCGCGCGAGGACATCATGTTCGGTTTCGGCGCGCATCTCGATCCGCGGCTCGCGGTGCGGCGCGCACTGACCGAACTCAACCAGGCGATGCCCTCGGTCCTCGGCCTGCGTGAACGGGACTGGTCCGGCTTGGATGTCGACCTGCGCCGCTGGTTGCGCACCGCGACGGTGGCGAACCAGCCGTACCTGCTGCCCAGCTCCGTGCGCCCGCTGCCGGGATACCTCCCGACCAAGGACCTGCGTGCCGATGTCCGGCTGCTCCAGGAGCGGCTGGAGGACGCGGGCCTCGAACTGCTCGTGCTGGACCAGACCCGCCCGGATGTGGGGCTCGCCGTGGTCAAGGTCATCGTGCCGGGGATGCGCCACTTCTGGTCCAGACTGGCTCCAGGGCGGCTGTATGACGTCCCGGTACATCTGGGACGGATTGAGCGACCGGCCGCGCTCGACGAACTCAACCCGGTGCCGATGTTCATGTGA
- a CDS encoding type II toxin-antitoxin system RatA family toxin — MTTRTLKATARCSTAELFERLGDDLSFPGLATDVLSVSEGGDGLRNWVLAFRGGTAEWVQRNRVAPDRIEFEQVTGDFQTFHGSWSGTDGAGGCEVVFEVSYRTSVPHLAGAVDSAVGRVLLRGAHQILAGIAEVEVTEGRHFLRDPNKGRGPGR, encoded by the coding sequence ATGACTACTCGCACGTTGAAAGCCACCGCGCGGTGCTCCACGGCCGAACTCTTCGAGCGGCTCGGTGACGACCTTTCGTTCCCCGGGCTCGCCACCGATGTGCTGTCCGTCTCCGAGGGCGGGGACGGGCTGCGCAACTGGGTGCTCGCCTTCCGCGGCGGCACCGCCGAGTGGGTGCAGCGCAACCGCGTCGCACCGGACCGGATCGAGTTCGAGCAGGTGACCGGCGACTTCCAGACCTTCCACGGCTCGTGGTCCGGCACTGACGGTGCGGGCGGCTGCGAGGTCGTGTTCGAGGTCAGCTACCGCACCAGCGTTCCGCATCTCGCCGGTGCGGTCGACTCCGCCGTCGGCAGGGTGCTGCTGCGCGGAGCGCACCAGATCCTGGCGGGCATCGCCGAGGTCGAGGTCACCGAGGGGCGTCACTTCCTGCGCGACCCGAACAAGGGGAGGGGGCCGGGACGATGA
- a CDS encoding non-ribosomal peptide synthetase: MTTPLPLARSRSGQRTGESQRNTIDVPEGARRQPERFAVAALAALIHRYTGELGVTVGARRLRVPGEGTVGELLAAAAAAQPAAEPDGHGIVVPAGADVPEVPPALVLVLSASEEWELRTARAEFPAEAAAQYAGHLERILHALAGDPAVALRDIALLDAAETRRALFEWNANDEAVPAPFLHELVAEYARGTPEAVAVALPDSQVTYRELDESANQLAHRLAKLGVRPRDRVGVCFPRGADALIAQLACFKLAVGVILMDPDFPADRLRFMLTDAEAAAVLTSRADESAVDGVCKVISLDGTDWRTEPTTFDPEPVTADDIIHIGYTSGSTGTPKGVLARFGSCRNLIHSMRAVCELTAASNGTWLAAPGYGMIQVECFPVLAAGATVHIPEISVVASPQRLQEWLLERRIDSTLLMKPMAERLWGLDWPADTPLRNIRVCGERIQSWPPPGLPFRLINLYGSTEATTVAGCDITSLGAELGEQGRALRLPPIGRPIANVKTYVLDDALRPVPPGVAGELCVSGDGLSVGYLNRPELTEQRWIPNPIDPARSPVLYRTGDMARYWPDGGIELIGRTDNQIKVRGNTVHLGEIEVVLTAQPGVRQAAVLAHQDGHGDTQLAAYLEPSPGLVPAVPDIRRAVQQRLPAFMVPASYVVGVFPTSTNGKIDRTALPEPPRSRPDVNTPYQEPRTDLERTLRDLWQSELEVEGVGILDNFFELGGDSLRAARLTEELRDRYAIELELGDLFDEPSVERMAALVRHALAGR, from the coding sequence GTGACTACCCCACTTCCACTCGCCCGGTCGCGCTCCGGGCAGCGAACCGGCGAGTCGCAGCGCAACACCATCGACGTCCCGGAAGGGGCCAGGCGGCAGCCCGAGCGGTTCGCGGTGGCCGCGCTGGCCGCACTGATCCACCGCTACACCGGTGAGCTCGGGGTGACGGTCGGCGCCCGCCGACTGCGGGTGCCGGGAGAGGGCACGGTGGGTGAGCTGCTGGCCGCGGCCGCGGCGGCACAGCCGGCCGCGGAACCGGACGGTCACGGGATCGTCGTTCCGGCCGGGGCGGATGTCCCCGAGGTCCCACCCGCGCTGGTCCTGGTCCTTTCCGCGAGCGAGGAGTGGGAGCTGCGCACGGCGCGGGCGGAGTTCCCCGCCGAGGCCGCAGCCCAGTACGCCGGGCACCTGGAACGGATACTGCACGCGCTGGCCGGGGATCCGGCCGTCGCGCTGCGCGATATCGCCCTGCTGGACGCGGCGGAGACCCGGCGGGCCCTGTTCGAATGGAACGCCAATGACGAGGCCGTCCCGGCGCCGTTCCTGCACGAGCTGGTCGCGGAGTACGCCCGCGGCACGCCCGAAGCGGTCGCCGTGGCCCTGCCCGATTCCCAGGTGACCTACCGGGAGCTCGACGAGTCGGCCAACCAGCTGGCGCACCGGCTGGCGAAGCTCGGGGTACGTCCACGGGACCGGGTCGGCGTCTGTTTCCCGCGCGGTGCCGACGCGCTGATCGCGCAGCTCGCCTGCTTCAAGCTGGCGGTCGGCGTGATCCTGATGGATCCGGACTTTCCCGCCGACCGGTTGCGCTTCATGCTCACCGACGCCGAGGCGGCGGCCGTGCTGACCTCACGGGCGGATGAGTCCGCCGTGGACGGTGTATGCAAGGTGATCTCCCTTGACGGCACGGACTGGCGCACCGAGCCGACGACCTTCGATCCCGAACCGGTGACCGCGGACGACATCATCCACATCGGCTACACGTCCGGGTCCACCGGTACGCCCAAGGGCGTCCTGGCGCGCTTCGGCTCCTGCCGTAACCTGATCCACAGCATGCGCGCCGTATGCGAGCTGACCGCCGCCTCCAACGGCACCTGGCTGGCGGCGCCCGGCTACGGCATGATCCAGGTCGAGTGCTTCCCGGTGCTCGCCGCGGGGGCCACCGTGCACATCCCGGAGATTTCCGTGGTCGCCTCGCCGCAGCGGTTGCAGGAGTGGTTGCTGGAAAGGCGAATCGACAGCACCCTGCTGATGAAGCCGATGGCGGAGCGGCTGTGGGGGCTGGACTGGCCGGCGGACACCCCGTTGCGCAACATCCGGGTGTGCGGGGAGCGAATCCAGTCCTGGCCCCCGCCTGGGCTGCCGTTCCGGCTGATCAACCTGTACGGCTCGACGGAGGCCACCACGGTGGCGGGCTGCGACATCACCTCGCTCGGCGCCGAACTCGGCGAGCAGGGGCGTGCCCTCCGGCTGCCGCCGATCGGCAGGCCGATCGCGAACGTCAAGACCTACGTGCTGGACGACGCACTGCGGCCGGTGCCCCCCGGCGTGGCGGGCGAGCTGTGCGTTTCCGGGGACGGGCTGTCGGTGGGATACCTGAACCGGCCGGAGCTGACCGAGCAGCGCTGGATCCCCAACCCGATCGACCCCGCCCGCAGCCCGGTCCTGTACCGCACCGGCGATATGGCGCGATACTGGCCGGACGGCGGCATCGAGCTCATCGGGCGCACCGACAACCAGATCAAGGTGCGGGGCAACACCGTGCATCTCGGCGAGATCGAGGTCGTGCTCACGGCGCAGCCCGGCGTCCGGCAGGCCGCCGTGCTGGCGCACCAGGACGGTCACGGGGACACGCAGCTCGCCGCGTACCTTGAGCCGAGCCCGGGCCTGGTGCCCGCGGTACCGGACATCCGGCGCGCGGTGCAGCAGCGGCTACCCGCGTTCATGGTGCCCGCTTCCTACGTGGTCGGGGTGTTCCCGACCTCGACCAACGGCAAGATCGACCGCACCGCACTGCCCGAACCGCCGCGGTCGCGCCCGGATGTGAACACCCCGTACCAGGAGCCGCGCACCGACCTCGAGCGGACCCTGCGCGACCTGTGGCAGTCCGAGCTCGAGGTGGAGGGCGTCGGGATCCTGGACAACTTCTTCGAACTGGGCGGCGACTCCCTGCGCGCGGCCAGGCTGACCGAGGAACTGCGGGACCGTTACGCCATCGAACTCGAGCTCGGCGACCTGTTCGACGAGCCGAGCGTGGAACGGATGGCGGCGCTGGTACGGCACGCACTTGCCGGTAGGTGA
- a CDS encoding 3-deoxy-7-phosphoheptulonate synthase translates to MHTVRTANFRVTGVDPLPAPARIRDEIPVPLAAQQVVDQTRHDITTINEGEDDRLVVVTGPCSVHDPDAALAYAERLAHLAQEVSDQLLVVMRVYVEKPRTRLGWKGLVSDPRLDGSHDIHSGLRLARSLMVRILDTGLPVGCEFLDPAIPRYLSDAVSWASIGARTVQSQVHRQFASGLSMPVGLKNSTTGSVEDAIDAIVAAGSGHVFPGIDDDGAAAVLTTSGNPDCHIVLRGSSAGPNYGAVHVAKTLDLLEAAGLRRSLFIDASHGNSGKDHNRQPQVVADLAGRIGEGESGITGVMLESFLAAGRQDLGRADRLSYGQSVTDACVGWGQTVHMISELADAVASRRSSPAHLSLVS, encoded by the coding sequence ATGCACACCGTCCGGACCGCGAACTTCCGCGTCACGGGGGTCGACCCACTGCCCGCACCGGCGCGGATCCGGGACGAGATCCCGGTTCCCCTCGCCGCGCAGCAGGTCGTCGACCAGACCCGGCACGACATCACCACGATCAATGAGGGCGAGGACGACCGGCTCGTGGTCGTCACCGGCCCGTGCTCCGTCCACGATCCCGACGCCGCGCTGGCCTACGCCGAGCGGCTCGCCCACCTCGCCCAGGAGGTGTCCGACCAGCTGCTGGTCGTGATGCGGGTGTATGTGGAGAAGCCGCGCACCCGGCTCGGCTGGAAGGGGCTGGTCAGCGACCCGCGGCTGGACGGGTCGCACGATATCCACAGTGGACTGCGGTTGGCCCGCAGCCTGATGGTCCGCATCCTCGACACCGGGCTACCGGTGGGGTGCGAGTTCCTGGACCCCGCCATACCCAGGTACCTCTCCGACGCGGTTTCCTGGGCCTCGATCGGGGCGCGCACCGTGCAGAGCCAGGTGCACCGGCAGTTCGCCAGCGGGCTCAGCATGCCCGTGGGGCTCAAGAACTCCACGACGGGCAGCGTCGAGGACGCGATCGACGCGATCGTGGCCGCCGGTTCCGGGCATGTGTTCCCCGGCATCGACGACGACGGCGCTGCGGCCGTCCTCACCACCAGCGGTAACCCCGACTGTCACATCGTCCTGCGCGGCAGCAGCGCGGGCCCGAACTACGGAGCGGTGCACGTGGCCAAGACCCTGGATCTGCTGGAAGCCGCCGGCCTGCGGCGCAGCCTCTTCATCGACGCGAGCCATGGCAACAGCGGCAAGGACCACAACCGGCAGCCACAGGTGGTCGCGGATCTGGCCGGGCGTATCGGCGAGGGGGAGAGCGGCATCACCGGGGTGATGCTGGAGAGCTTCCTCGCCGCCGGCCGGCAGGACCTCGGGCGCGCCGACCGGCTGTCGTACGGGCAGAGCGTCACCGACGCCTGCGTGGGCTGGGGCCAGACCGTGCACATGATCTCCGAGCTCGCGGACGCGGTCGCGAGCAGGCGGTCGTCCCCGGCGCACCTGTCACTGGTCAGCTGA
- a CDS encoding putative immunity protein, producing the protein MADGSTTIELSRSELREVAGYAVACALPALAIFERERPDDRRPRAAIDAARAFADGGERTKGLRDSAWAAQRAAQVTRDAGQAAASDAARAAIAAAGAAFLHPLAKATQVKHILGSAAHAARALELSAGDDPAAGADHIAQSRMLAPPAVVDVLRRYPVAPRGGGRVGELVRQLDASLR; encoded by the coding sequence ATGGCGGATGGCTCCACGACGATCGAACTCAGCCGGTCCGAACTCCGGGAGGTCGCCGGCTACGCGGTGGCCTGCGCGCTGCCCGCGTTGGCGATCTTCGAACGTGAACGTCCTGACGATCGGCGCCCACGAGCCGCGATCGACGCCGCGCGGGCGTTCGCGGATGGAGGTGAGCGGACCAAGGGGCTCCGGGACAGCGCGTGGGCGGCACAGCGGGCGGCTCAGGTGACCCGCGATGCGGGGCAGGCCGCGGCGAGCGACGCCGCGCGCGCGGCCATCGCCGCGGCCGGTGCGGCGTTCCTCCACCCCCTGGCGAAGGCTACTCAGGTCAAGCACATCCTCGGATCGGCCGCTCATGCCGCACGAGCGCTCGAACTCTCCGCCGGAGACGATCCCGCCGCCGGAGCCGACCATATCGCGCAGTCGCGGATGCTTGCGCCTCCCGCCGTGGTGGACGTACTGCGGCGCTACCCGGTAGCCCCGCGTGGCGGTGGGCGGGTCGGGGAACTGGTCCGTCAGTTGGACGCGTCGCTCCGGTGA